One Suricata suricatta isolate VVHF042 chromosome 15, meerkat_22Aug2017_6uvM2_HiC, whole genome shotgun sequence DNA segment encodes these proteins:
- the RHPN1 gene encoding rhophilin-1 isoform X2, producing the protein MIPEERPDGPGSEEESARGQAAGSVRKACDPLAQTPRGRLQSRRAQVHQQINKELRMRTGAENLYRATSNAWVRETVALELSNVNSSLQLLKEELEELNGSAEADQPEGEGVTVPMIPLGLKETKELDWSTPLRELISAHFGEDSASYEAEIRELEDLRQAIRTPSRSEAGLELLMAYYNQLCLLDARFVAPTRSLGLLFQWYDSLTGVPAQQRALAFEKGSVLFNIGALYTQIGARQDRSCPEGTGRATEAFQRAAGAFSLLRENFARAPSPDMSPASLSMLERLMTAQAQECIFEGLLLPSPKAPQGSLAREAAQVAAEYRLAHQSTAQPSIRDYVPFAWTTLVRVKAEFFRALAHYHAAAALCDSPPAEADCPATPQAVLGLPATSGPPGAAPPQEQERRRMLGKAHLKRAILGQEEALRLHAPGRALRRVDLLQAALAQALRRSLARYSELDREDDFLETAEAPDIPPETQQKPEIRAPSFSRVKVTDIFHRLAAGLREGDYIVSLNGRPCKWWKHAEVVAQLRGAGADGVSLQAVTLLPPGAGDHRPALGVLLRGQKECGQGPPAPAPASPRPLPGWSCNTKRGKTRGRLSPHP; encoded by the exons ATGATCCCCGAGGAGAGGCCGGACGGCCCGGGCTCCGAAGAGGAGAGCGCGCGCGGGCAAGCCGCCGGCAGCGTTCGCAAG GCCTGTGACCCCCTGGCACAGACACCGCGTGGCCGCCTGCAGAGCCGCAGGGCCCAGGTCCACCAGCAGATCAACAAGGAGCTGCGGATGCGGACGGGCGCTGAGAACCTGTACAG AGCCACCAGCAATGCCTGGGTCAGGGAGACAGTGGCCCTGGAGCTGAGCAACGTCAATTCCAGCCTGCAGCTGCtgaaggaggagctggaggaacTCAATGGCAGTGCGGAGGCGGACCAGCCAgaggg TGAAGGTGTCACTGTCCCTATGATCCCCCTGGGGCTGAAGGAGACCAAGGAGCTGGATTGGTCCACACCCCTGAGG GAGCTGATCTCTGCGCACTTCGGGGAGGACAGTGCCTCGTATGAAGCGGAAATCAGGGAGCTGGAGGACCTGCGGCAG GCCATTCGGACCCCCAGCCGCAGCGAGGCGGGCCTGGAGCTGCTCATGGCCTACTACAACCAGCTCTGCCTCCTGGATGCACGCTTCGTCGCCCCGAccaggagcctggggctgctctTCCAGTG GTATGACTCGCTCACGGGGGTCCCAGCCCAGCAACGGGCACTGGCCTTCGAGAAGGGCAGTGTGCTCTTCAACATCGGGGCCCTCTACACCCAGATAGGGGCTCGCCAGGACCGCTCCTGCCCCGAGGGCACCGGGCGCGCCACTGAGGCTTTTCAGAGGGCTGCTG GGGCCTTCAGCCTCCTGAGGGAGAACTTTGCCCGAGCGCCCAGCCCCGACATGAGCCCGGCCTCGCTCTCCATGCTGGAACGACTCATGACTGCCCAGGCCCAAGAGTGCATCTTTGAGGGCCTCTTGCTGCCATCCCCCAAGGCCCCCCAGGGTTCCCTGGCTCGGGAGGCTGCACAG GTGGCAGCCGAGTACAGGCTGGCGCACCAGAGCACCGCCCAGCCTTCCATCCGCGACTACGTGCCCTTCGCCTGGACCACCCTGGTGCGCGTCAAGGCCGAGTTCTTCCGCGCCCTGGCCCACTACCACGCGGCCGCGGCGCTCTGCGACAGCCCCC CGGCCGAGGCGGACTGCCCAGCGACCCCCCAGGCCGTCCTCGGGCTCCCGGCCACGTCTGGGCCCCCAGGTGCCGCACCACCTCAAGAGCAGGAGAGGCGCAGGATGCTGG GCAAGGCCCACCTGAAGCGCGCCATCCTGGGCCAGGAGGAGGCCCTGCGGCTGCACGCCCCGGGCCGCGCCCTGCGGAGGGTGGACCTGCTGCAGGCCGCGCTGGCCCAGGCCCTGCGGCGCTCGCTGGCCAGGTACTCGGAGCTCGACCGTGAGGACGACTTCCTGGAGACCGCGGAAGCCCCCGACATCCCGC CTGAAACACAGCAGAAGCCAGAGATCAGGGCGCCCAGCTTCTCCAGGGTGAAGGTGACAGATATCTTCCACCGGCTG GCGGCTGGCCTGCGGGAGGGTGACTACATCGTGTCCCTGAACGGGCGGCCGTGCAAGTGGTGGAAGCACGCGGAGGTGGTGGCGCAGCTGAGAGGCGCAGGCGCGGACGGCGTGAGCCTGCAGGCCGTGACGCTGCTGCCGCCCGGCGCG GGGGACCACCGGCCGGCCCTGGGGGTGCTTCTGCGAGGTCAGAAGGAGTGTGGGCAGGGGCCACCAGCTCCCGCaccagccagccccaggcccctccccggcTGGAGCTGCAACACCAAGAGGGGCAAGACCAGAGGGAGGCTGTCCCCACACCCCTGA
- the RHPN1 gene encoding rhophilin-1 isoform X1, translating to MIPEERPDGPGSEEESARGQAAGSVRKACDPLAQTPRGRLQSRRAQVHQQINKELRMRTGAENLYRATSNAWVRETVALELSNVNSSLQLLKEELEELNGSAEADQPEGEGVTVPMIPLGLKETKELDWSTPLRELISAHFGEDSASYEAEIRELEDLRQAIRTPSRSEAGLELLMAYYNQLCLLDARFVAPTRSLGLLFQWYDSLTGVPAQQRALAFEKGSVLFNIGALYTQIGARQDRSCPEGTGRATEAFQRAAGAFSLLRENFARAPSPDMSPASLSMLERLMTAQAQECIFEGLLLPSPKAPQGSLAREAAQVAAEYRLAHQSTAQPSIRDYVPFAWTTLVRVKAEFFRALAHYHAAAALCDSPPAEADCPATPQAVLGLPATSGPPGAAPPQEQERRRMLGKAHLKRAILGQEEALRLHAPGRALRRVDLLQAALAQALRRSLARYSELDREDDFLETAEAPDIPPETQQKPEIRAPSFSRVKVTDIFHRLGPPSVFSAKNRWRLVGPVQVAPGEAGFGLTLRGDAPVLIAAVIPGGPAAAAGLREGDYIVSLNGRPCKWWKHAEVVAQLRGAGADGVSLQAVTLLPPGAGDHRPALGVLLRGQKECGQGPPAPAPASPRPLPGWSCNTKRGKTRGRLSPHP from the exons ATGATCCCCGAGGAGAGGCCGGACGGCCCGGGCTCCGAAGAGGAGAGCGCGCGCGGGCAAGCCGCCGGCAGCGTTCGCAAG GCCTGTGACCCCCTGGCACAGACACCGCGTGGCCGCCTGCAGAGCCGCAGGGCCCAGGTCCACCAGCAGATCAACAAGGAGCTGCGGATGCGGACGGGCGCTGAGAACCTGTACAG AGCCACCAGCAATGCCTGGGTCAGGGAGACAGTGGCCCTGGAGCTGAGCAACGTCAATTCCAGCCTGCAGCTGCtgaaggaggagctggaggaacTCAATGGCAGTGCGGAGGCGGACCAGCCAgaggg TGAAGGTGTCACTGTCCCTATGATCCCCCTGGGGCTGAAGGAGACCAAGGAGCTGGATTGGTCCACACCCCTGAGG GAGCTGATCTCTGCGCACTTCGGGGAGGACAGTGCCTCGTATGAAGCGGAAATCAGGGAGCTGGAGGACCTGCGGCAG GCCATTCGGACCCCCAGCCGCAGCGAGGCGGGCCTGGAGCTGCTCATGGCCTACTACAACCAGCTCTGCCTCCTGGATGCACGCTTCGTCGCCCCGAccaggagcctggggctgctctTCCAGTG GTATGACTCGCTCACGGGGGTCCCAGCCCAGCAACGGGCACTGGCCTTCGAGAAGGGCAGTGTGCTCTTCAACATCGGGGCCCTCTACACCCAGATAGGGGCTCGCCAGGACCGCTCCTGCCCCGAGGGCACCGGGCGCGCCACTGAGGCTTTTCAGAGGGCTGCTG GGGCCTTCAGCCTCCTGAGGGAGAACTTTGCCCGAGCGCCCAGCCCCGACATGAGCCCGGCCTCGCTCTCCATGCTGGAACGACTCATGACTGCCCAGGCCCAAGAGTGCATCTTTGAGGGCCTCTTGCTGCCATCCCCCAAGGCCCCCCAGGGTTCCCTGGCTCGGGAGGCTGCACAG GTGGCAGCCGAGTACAGGCTGGCGCACCAGAGCACCGCCCAGCCTTCCATCCGCGACTACGTGCCCTTCGCCTGGACCACCCTGGTGCGCGTCAAGGCCGAGTTCTTCCGCGCCCTGGCCCACTACCACGCGGCCGCGGCGCTCTGCGACAGCCCCC CGGCCGAGGCGGACTGCCCAGCGACCCCCCAGGCCGTCCTCGGGCTCCCGGCCACGTCTGGGCCCCCAGGTGCCGCACCACCTCAAGAGCAGGAGAGGCGCAGGATGCTGG GCAAGGCCCACCTGAAGCGCGCCATCCTGGGCCAGGAGGAGGCCCTGCGGCTGCACGCCCCGGGCCGCGCCCTGCGGAGGGTGGACCTGCTGCAGGCCGCGCTGGCCCAGGCCCTGCGGCGCTCGCTGGCCAGGTACTCGGAGCTCGACCGTGAGGACGACTTCCTGGAGACCGCGGAAGCCCCCGACATCCCGC CTGAAACACAGCAGAAGCCAGAGATCAGGGCGCCCAGCTTCTCCAGGGTGAAGGTGACAGATATCTTCCACCGGCTG GGGCCCCCGTCCGTGTTTTCAGCCAAGAACCGCTGGCGGCTGGTGGGGCCCGTGCAGGTGGCCCCGGGAGAGGCCGGCTTTGGCCTCACGCTTCGGGGGGACGCGCCTGTCCTCATCGCCGCCGTCATTCCTGGGGGCCCGGCCGCG GCGGCTGGCCTGCGGGAGGGTGACTACATCGTGTCCCTGAACGGGCGGCCGTGCAAGTGGTGGAAGCACGCGGAGGTGGTGGCGCAGCTGAGAGGCGCAGGCGCGGACGGCGTGAGCCTGCAGGCCGTGACGCTGCTGCCGCCCGGCGCG GGGGACCACCGGCCGGCCCTGGGGGTGCTTCTGCGAGGTCAGAAGGAGTGTGGGCAGGGGCCACCAGCTCCCGCaccagccagccccaggcccctccccggcTGGAGCTGCAACACCAAGAGGGGCAAGACCAGAGGGAGGCTGTCCCCACACCCCTGA
- the RHPN1 gene encoding rhophilin-1 isoform X3, which translates to MIPEERPDGPGSEEESARGQAAGSVRKACDPLAQTPRGRLQSRRAQVHQQINKELRMRTGAENLYRATSNAWVRETVALELSNVNSSLQLLKEELEELNGSAEADQPEGEGVTVPMIPLGLKETKELDWSTPLRELISAHFGEDSASYEAEIRELEDLRQAIRTPSRSEAGLELLMAYYNQLCLLDARFVAPTRSLGLLFQCLLRENFARAPSPDMSPASLSMLERLMTAQAQECIFEGLLLPSPKAPQGSLAREAAQVAAEYRLAHQSTAQPSIRDYVPFAWTTLVRVKAEFFRALAHYHAAAALCDSPPAEADCPATPQAVLGLPATSGPPGAAPPQEQERRRMLGKAHLKRAILGQEEALRLHAPGRALRRVDLLQAALAQALRRSLARYSELDREDDFLETAEAPDIPPETQQKPEIRAPSFSRVKVTDIFHRLGPPSVFSAKNRWRLVGPVQVAPGEAGFGLTLRGDAPVLIAAVIPGGPAAAAGLREGDYIVSLNGRPCKWWKHAEVVAQLRGAGADGVSLQAVTLLPPGAGDHRPALGVLLRGQKECGQGPPAPAPASPRPLPGWSCNTKRGKTRGRLSPHP; encoded by the exons ATGATCCCCGAGGAGAGGCCGGACGGCCCGGGCTCCGAAGAGGAGAGCGCGCGCGGGCAAGCCGCCGGCAGCGTTCGCAAG GCCTGTGACCCCCTGGCACAGACACCGCGTGGCCGCCTGCAGAGCCGCAGGGCCCAGGTCCACCAGCAGATCAACAAGGAGCTGCGGATGCGGACGGGCGCTGAGAACCTGTACAG AGCCACCAGCAATGCCTGGGTCAGGGAGACAGTGGCCCTGGAGCTGAGCAACGTCAATTCCAGCCTGCAGCTGCtgaaggaggagctggaggaacTCAATGGCAGTGCGGAGGCGGACCAGCCAgaggg TGAAGGTGTCACTGTCCCTATGATCCCCCTGGGGCTGAAGGAGACCAAGGAGCTGGATTGGTCCACACCCCTGAGG GAGCTGATCTCTGCGCACTTCGGGGAGGACAGTGCCTCGTATGAAGCGGAAATCAGGGAGCTGGAGGACCTGCGGCAG GCCATTCGGACCCCCAGCCGCAGCGAGGCGGGCCTGGAGCTGCTCATGGCCTACTACAACCAGCTCTGCCTCCTGGATGCACGCTTCGTCGCCCCGAccaggagcctggggctgctctTCCAGTG CCTCCTGAGGGAGAACTTTGCCCGAGCGCCCAGCCCCGACATGAGCCCGGCCTCGCTCTCCATGCTGGAACGACTCATGACTGCCCAGGCCCAAGAGTGCATCTTTGAGGGCCTCTTGCTGCCATCCCCCAAGGCCCCCCAGGGTTCCCTGGCTCGGGAGGCTGCACAG GTGGCAGCCGAGTACAGGCTGGCGCACCAGAGCACCGCCCAGCCTTCCATCCGCGACTACGTGCCCTTCGCCTGGACCACCCTGGTGCGCGTCAAGGCCGAGTTCTTCCGCGCCCTGGCCCACTACCACGCGGCCGCGGCGCTCTGCGACAGCCCCC CGGCCGAGGCGGACTGCCCAGCGACCCCCCAGGCCGTCCTCGGGCTCCCGGCCACGTCTGGGCCCCCAGGTGCCGCACCACCTCAAGAGCAGGAGAGGCGCAGGATGCTGG GCAAGGCCCACCTGAAGCGCGCCATCCTGGGCCAGGAGGAGGCCCTGCGGCTGCACGCCCCGGGCCGCGCCCTGCGGAGGGTGGACCTGCTGCAGGCCGCGCTGGCCCAGGCCCTGCGGCGCTCGCTGGCCAGGTACTCGGAGCTCGACCGTGAGGACGACTTCCTGGAGACCGCGGAAGCCCCCGACATCCCGC CTGAAACACAGCAGAAGCCAGAGATCAGGGCGCCCAGCTTCTCCAGGGTGAAGGTGACAGATATCTTCCACCGGCTG GGGCCCCCGTCCGTGTTTTCAGCCAAGAACCGCTGGCGGCTGGTGGGGCCCGTGCAGGTGGCCCCGGGAGAGGCCGGCTTTGGCCTCACGCTTCGGGGGGACGCGCCTGTCCTCATCGCCGCCGTCATTCCTGGGGGCCCGGCCGCG GCGGCTGGCCTGCGGGAGGGTGACTACATCGTGTCCCTGAACGGGCGGCCGTGCAAGTGGTGGAAGCACGCGGAGGTGGTGGCGCAGCTGAGAGGCGCAGGCGCGGACGGCGTGAGCCTGCAGGCCGTGACGCTGCTGCCGCCCGGCGCG GGGGACCACCGGCCGGCCCTGGGGGTGCTTCTGCGAGGTCAGAAGGAGTGTGGGCAGGGGCCACCAGCTCCCGCaccagccagccccaggcccctccccggcTGGAGCTGCAACACCAAGAGGGGCAAGACCAGAGGGAGGCTGTCCCCACACCCCTGA